From the genome of Burkholderia cepacia ATCC 25416:
CGCGCAGATCCGGATGATGCATGCGTGCGCGCTGCTGCAGGACACGCAGCGCGGGCAGGCGGAGATCGGGCAGGCGGTTGGTTACCAGTCGGAAGCCGCGTTCGGCAAGGCGTTTCGCGCGGTGCTCGGCACGACGCCGGGGCGCTGGCGACGCGCGCGGCGCGAATCGTAAGACTGCAAGCAAGCCGTCTTGCCGCGTGCCAAAGCTGCTACCATGCGCGAAACGCAGTTCAACGAAAACGATTTCGAACAAGAAGAAAGAGAGGGCAAAGCAATGAACCAGACCACCATCCAGCAACCGTCGTTCGCGTTCGTGGCCGCGTCGTGGGCCGCGCTGCTCGCCGGTTTCGCGGCATTCCTGATCGGTCTCTGGAACGCCGGCATGCAGCTCAACGAGAAGGGCTACTACTTCACCGTGCTGGTGTTCGGCCTGTACGCGGCGATCTCGCTGCAGAAGAGCGTGCGCGACCGCGCGGAAGGCATTCCCGTCACCGGCATCTACTACGGCCTCAGCTGGATCGCGCTGCTGCTGTCGATCGCGCTGCTGATCGTCGGCCTCTTCAATGCGACGCTGCAACTGAGCGAGAAAGGCTTCTACGCGATGTCGTTCGTGCTCGCGCTGTTCGGTTCGGTGGCCGTGCAGAAGAACACGCGCGACCTGCAGAACGCGAAGCCGCGCTATACCGACGCCGAATCGGCGCCGTCCGTCCAGGAGTGACCACACGCGAAGCGGGCGCCTTCCGGGCCGCCCGTTTTGCGATGACGGTCGCGGGCGACCCGCATCCGCCAATGCGCGCGGGCTCGCCGCCCATTCGTTTCATCCATGCCGTCGCGCATGACGATGGAGACATTCAGGATGCCGGACATCACGGAAACCTCGCCGCGCACGCGCACGGCGGCTCACGCCGTGGCGGCGAGGGCCGCGCTCGTGCTGGAAACGAACAACCTGCGCGGCGGTGCCGGCCTCGCGCAGGCCGTCGATAGCCTGAAGCGCCTCGTTTCGGCGCTGTCGAAGCAGAC
Proteins encoded in this window:
- the yiaA gene encoding inner membrane protein YiaA, whose amino-acid sequence is MNQTTIQQPSFAFVAASWAALLAGFAAFLIGLWNAGMQLNEKGYYFTVLVFGLYAAISLQKSVRDRAEGIPVTGIYYGLSWIALLLSIALLIVGLFNATLQLSEKGFYAMSFVLALFGSVAVQKNTRDLQNAKPRYTDAESAPSVQE